Proteins from a single region of Eublepharis macularius isolate TG4126 chromosome 9, MPM_Emac_v1.0, whole genome shotgun sequence:
- the LGALS1 gene encoding galectin-1: MLAYLKAREWHLPSRFCLQDPSEQLQQHSWKSSSMPGITCTDLHIAPGQRIAVKGEVPSGAKSFVINLGKKADDLIIHFNARFDAHGDVKTIVCNSKSGGQWGKEHRESNFPFQEGSTAEIIFAHDKNEVTITLPGNHQFKIPNSSGQEGIEYICVTGDVAFKGISLV, encoded by the exons ATGCTTGCCTATTTAAAGGCAAGGGAGTGGCACCTTCCTTCCCGCTTCTGCCTGCAGGATCCCAGTGAACAGTTGCAGCAGCACAGCTGGAAGAGCAGCAGCATGCCT GGAATTACTTGCACTGACTTGCATATTGCACCTGGACAGCGTATTGCTGTGAAAGGAGAAGTTCCATCAGGAGCCAAGAG TTTTGTAATAAATCTGGGCAAAAAAGCTGATGACCTCATCATACACTTCAACGCACGTTTTGATGCTCATGGCGACGTGAAGACCATCGTGTGCAACAGCAAGAGCGGTGGCCAGTGGGGAAAAGAACACCGGGAGAGCAACTTTCCCTTCCAGGAAGGCAGCACTGCAGAG attaTTTTCGCTCATGACAAAAATGAGGTGACTATTACATTGCCTGGCAACCATCAGTTCAAGATCCCCAACAGCAGTGGCCAAGAAGGCATCGAATATATCTGTGTAACTGGCGATGTCGCATTCAAAGGCATCTCTCTTGTTTAA